One Burkholderia vietnamiensis LMG 10929 genomic window carries:
- a CDS encoding neutral zinc metallopeptidase, whose product MRLDDERESVNVEDRRGGGFGGGRATIGIGTIVVALAVSYFFGIDPRVVLQGASALQGREQQTQPAPTQHQGAPANDAGALFTRKVLGNIERTWTGVFSTQLHAQYEPPKLVMFTNSTPTACGTGQTAMGPFYCPADRKVYIDLGFYDELRKRFGAGGDFAQAYVIAHEVGHHVQNLLGISDKVDAARRRSSQTRANALSVRMELQADCFAGVWANNAQRANQHLMEPGDFEQGLKAAAAIGDDRLQQQSQGYVVPESFTHGTSEQRVYWLRRGMESGQVSACDTFAANPNR is encoded by the coding sequence ATGAGGCTGGACGACGAAAGAGAAAGCGTGAACGTCGAGGATCGACGCGGCGGCGGCTTCGGCGGCGGGCGCGCGACGATCGGCATCGGCACGATCGTGGTCGCGCTGGCCGTATCGTATTTCTTCGGGATCGATCCGCGCGTCGTGCTGCAAGGCGCGTCGGCGTTGCAGGGCCGCGAGCAGCAGACGCAGCCGGCGCCCACGCAGCATCAGGGCGCGCCGGCGAACGATGCGGGCGCGTTGTTCACGCGCAAGGTGCTCGGAAATATCGAGCGCACGTGGACGGGCGTGTTCAGCACGCAGCTGCACGCGCAATACGAGCCGCCGAAGCTGGTGATGTTCACGAATTCGACGCCGACGGCATGCGGCACCGGCCAGACCGCGATGGGCCCGTTCTATTGTCCGGCCGACCGCAAGGTGTACATCGACCTCGGCTTCTATGACGAATTGCGCAAGCGCTTCGGTGCGGGCGGCGATTTTGCGCAGGCCTACGTGATCGCCCACGAAGTCGGCCATCACGTGCAGAACCTGCTCGGCATTTCGGACAAGGTCGATGCCGCGCGCCGGCGTTCGAGCCAGACGCGCGCGAACGCGCTGTCGGTGCGGATGGAACTGCAGGCCGACTGCTTCGCGGGCGTGTGGGCGAACAACGCGCAGCGCGCGAACCAGCACCTGATGGAGCCCGGCGATTTCGAGCAGGGGCTGAAGGCGGCCGCTGCGATCGGCGACGACCGGCTGCAGCAGCAGAGCCAGGGCTACGTCGTGCCGGAGAGCTTCACGCACGGCACCAGCGAGCAGCGCGTGTACTGGCTGCGGCGCGGGATGGAGTCGGGTCAGGTGAGCGCCTGCGACACCTTCGCCGCGAACCCGAACCGATAA
- a CDS encoding ABC transporter substrate-binding protein, whose amino-acid sequence MTLLSRLRALSAAVTLSVAASHAFAADLVIAGRDDIYGKGLADAVAGFNKLHPGTDIELLKLPNANLYQKLKLSMREGTGTYDLVMMDDTWAPEFIGNGWLKPLPAALADADLVPSAVALGRNASGALYALPIVGNVEMFAYRKDLLAKYRLQPPRNWDDVLKIAQTVGAADRSMSGVVFRGTKGNPIVTGFLPILWAYGGDVFDRAGNVTIDSREAQAALKTFVALKAYAPKDVDVYGAAEVRDALQRGAAAQSIEVWPAWIPALDDPKQSRVAGQIALQPPPGQTAGPAPMLGIWQMGIPKDAPHAKLAQDFLAYLSSRDTQTRLAALGIPPTRRSVFADPALVRQYRWYPDQLKALEAGRARPRVKDWQQVESILGDQLQLALTGQAAPEAALRQAQQKIAQAMAAAGK is encoded by the coding sequence ATGACCCTGCTGAGCCGTCTGCGCGCGCTGTCCGCCGCCGTTACGCTGTCCGTTGCCGCTTCGCATGCCTTCGCGGCGGATCTCGTCATCGCGGGCCGCGACGACATCTACGGCAAGGGGCTCGCCGACGCCGTCGCCGGTTTCAACAAGCTGCATCCGGGCACCGACATCGAGCTGCTCAAGCTGCCGAACGCGAACCTGTACCAGAAGCTGAAGCTGTCGATGCGCGAAGGCACCGGCACGTACGACCTCGTGATGATGGACGACACGTGGGCGCCCGAATTCATCGGCAACGGCTGGTTGAAGCCGCTGCCCGCGGCGCTCGCCGACGCGGACCTCGTGCCGTCCGCGGTCGCGCTCGGCCGGAATGCGTCAGGCGCGCTGTACGCGCTGCCGATCGTCGGCAACGTCGAGATGTTCGCTTACCGCAAGGATCTGCTCGCGAAGTACCGCCTGCAGCCGCCGCGCAACTGGGACGACGTGCTGAAAATCGCACAGACCGTCGGCGCGGCGGACCGCAGCATGTCGGGCGTCGTGTTTCGCGGCACCAAGGGCAATCCGATCGTGACCGGCTTTCTGCCGATCCTGTGGGCGTACGGCGGCGACGTGTTCGATCGCGCCGGCAACGTGACGATCGATTCGCGCGAGGCGCAGGCCGCGCTGAAGACCTTCGTCGCGTTGAAGGCGTACGCGCCGAAGGACGTCGACGTGTACGGCGCCGCCGAAGTGCGCGACGCGCTGCAACGCGGCGCCGCCGCGCAGTCGATCGAAGTGTGGCCGGCGTGGATTCCGGCGCTCGACGATCCGAAGCAGTCGCGCGTGGCCGGGCAGATCGCGCTGCAGCCGCCGCCCGGCCAGACGGCCGGCCCCGCGCCGATGCTCGGCATCTGGCAGATGGGCATTCCGAAGGATGCGCCGCACGCGAAGCTCGCGCAGGACTTCCTCGCGTACCTGAGCTCGCGCGACACGCAGACGCGGCTCGCGGCGCTCGGCATTCCGCCGACGCGCCGCAGCGTGTTCGCCGATCCGGCGCTGGTGCGCCAGTATCGCTGGTATCCCGATCAACTGAAGGCGCTCGAAGCGGGCCGCGCGCGGCCGCGCGTGAAGGACTGGCAACAGGTCGAGAGCATTCTCGGCGATCAACTGCAGCTCGCGCTGACCGGGCAGGCCGCGCCCGAGGCGGCGCTGCGCCAGGCACAGCAGAAGATCGCGCAGGCGATGGCCGCGGCCGGCAAGTGA
- a CDS encoding carbohydrate ABC transporter permease yields MTARVHARGGVARVKPLVRSLPFVALLGPALLVLAALALYPVAQVLVDSFCRVDYTAGRRAFAGLANYRAVLGDDAFSAGFGNTLRFTIVASLAEVALGFGLALLFVRAFPGRRIALPLAILPMMLSTLVCSAIWRNWLNFDGFLNALLAVFGIEGVRWLSDPHLALWSLALVDVWQWTPMAFLIVLAGLQSIPHELYEAARTDGASEWQCLRDITLPLAAPQIGLALLLRSIDTFKLFDKVYALTGGGPGNATQTLSTYIYDTGFRFFDVGTASAASVLMLAASALLVSGYVWQTVRKRRA; encoded by the coding sequence GTGACGGCGCGCGTCCATGCGCGCGGCGGCGTCGCGCGCGTCAAGCCGTTGGTCCGCAGTCTGCCGTTCGTCGCGCTGCTCGGCCCCGCGCTGCTGGTGCTGGCCGCGCTCGCGCTGTACCCGGTCGCGCAGGTGCTGGTCGACTCGTTCTGCCGCGTCGACTATACGGCGGGCCGCCGCGCGTTCGCGGGGCTCGCGAACTATCGCGCGGTGCTCGGCGACGACGCCTTCTCCGCCGGCTTCGGCAATACGCTGCGGTTCACGATCGTCGCGTCGCTCGCCGAAGTGGCGCTCGGCTTCGGCCTCGCGCTGTTGTTCGTGCGCGCTTTCCCCGGGCGGCGCATCGCGCTGCCGCTCGCGATTCTGCCGATGATGCTGTCGACGCTCGTGTGCTCGGCGATCTGGCGCAACTGGCTGAACTTCGACGGCTTCCTCAATGCGCTGCTCGCCGTGTTCGGCATCGAAGGCGTGCGCTGGCTGTCCGATCCGCATCTCGCGCTGTGGTCGCTCGCGCTGGTCGACGTGTGGCAATGGACGCCGATGGCGTTCCTGATCGTGCTGGCCGGGCTGCAATCGATTCCCCACGAGCTCTATGAAGCCGCGCGCACCGACGGCGCGAGCGAATGGCAGTGCCTGCGCGACATCACGCTGCCGCTCGCGGCGCCGCAGATCGGCCTCGCGCTGCTGCTGCGCTCGATCGACACGTTCAAGCTGTTCGACAAGGTCTATGCGCTGACGGGCGGCGGCCCCGGCAACGCGACGCAGACCTTGTCGACCTACATCTACGACACGGGCTTCCGCTTTTTCGACGTCGGAACGGCGAGCGCCGCGTCGGTGCTGATGCTCGCGGCGTCCGCACTGCTGGTCTCGGGATACGTATGGCAAACGGTTCGCAAGCGGCGCGCGTGA
- a CDS encoding carbohydrate ABC transporter permease, whose amino-acid sequence MANGSQAARVTPQRVGSAPARAGAALAHAAPWALRLVALALLLLPCLWMAGAAFMPTLERLDHPLRIWPAAPTLEHFASVWSNGIGAPLANSLLVGFGTTLLALVLAFPAAYALVRLRFPARLDVLFLMLVLALKLMPPITIAVPLFALAKRLHLLDSTPGLMLAYQLYALPMAIWMLLAFVRDVPLEYEEAACIDGAGLARRLVQIVLPLCAPGLIATAIFVFIAAWNEFLIALLFVSTPSRFTLPLAIAGYVTENGIDWGDLMSAGLLASLPTLAMAGYVQRYLLRGFAGGLK is encoded by the coding sequence ATGGCAAACGGTTCGCAAGCGGCGCGCGTGACGCCGCAACGCGTCGGCAGCGCGCCTGCGCGCGCGGGCGCCGCGCTCGCGCACGCGGCGCCGTGGGCGCTGCGCCTCGTCGCGCTCGCGTTGCTGTTGCTGCCGTGTCTGTGGATGGCCGGCGCCGCGTTCATGCCGACGCTCGAACGCCTCGACCATCCGCTGCGGATCTGGCCGGCCGCGCCGACGCTCGAGCATTTTGCATCGGTATGGTCGAACGGCATCGGCGCGCCGCTCGCCAATTCGCTGCTGGTCGGCTTCGGCACGACGCTGCTCGCGCTGGTGCTCGCGTTTCCGGCCGCGTACGCGCTCGTGCGGCTGCGATTTCCCGCGCGGCTCGACGTGCTGTTCCTGATGCTCGTGCTCGCGTTGAAGCTGATGCCGCCGATCACGATCGCGGTGCCGCTGTTCGCGCTCGCGAAGCGCCTGCATCTGCTCGACTCGACGCCCGGCCTGATGCTCGCGTATCAGCTGTACGCGCTGCCGATGGCGATCTGGATGCTGCTCGCGTTCGTGCGCGACGTGCCGCTCGAATACGAGGAGGCCGCGTGCATCGACGGTGCGGGGCTCGCGCGCCGGCTCGTGCAGATCGTGCTGCCGCTGTGCGCGCCGGGGTTGATCGCGACCGCGATCTTCGTGTTCATCGCCGCATGGAACGAATTCCTGATCGCGCTGCTGTTCGTGTCGACGCCAAGCCGCTTCACGCTGCCGCTCGCGATCGCCGGCTACGTGACCGAGAACGGCATCGACTGGGGCGACCTCATGAGCGCGGGGCTGCTCGCGTCGCTGCCGACGCTCGCCATGGCCGGCTACGTGCAGCGCTACCTGCTGCGCGGCTTCGCGGGCGGGCTGAAGTGA
- a CDS encoding LacI family DNA-binding transcriptional regulator yields MIGKERKTWVTASDVAARAGVSRSAVSRAFSSTASIAPDTRERVMAAARALGYQVNLIARDMITQRSSMIGVVTAGFENPLRARLLSDLMAVLGQRAFTPLVTNADDPQQLRQALERLLSYRVAGLVMTSASPPLSVARQYLAHRIPVVMINREANLAGADVVVSDNAAGAAEAAQRLVHAGARRLAFVGPHTASFSARSRADAFAHALQRGNMSGATLASVIDTASDTHACGLDAAQQLFAADHRPDGVFCSSDLLALGVIDAARAAFGLRVPDDVRVIGFDDIPAAAYDAYRLTTLRQDTQGLAHAAVDLLADRISAFDGASRTRVVPVTHVVRHSCA; encoded by the coding sequence ATGATCGGCAAGGAAAGGAAAACCTGGGTCACGGCGTCGGACGTCGCCGCGCGCGCCGGCGTGTCGCGCTCCGCGGTGTCGCGCGCGTTCTCGTCGACGGCGAGCATCGCGCCCGACACGCGCGAACGCGTGATGGCCGCCGCGCGTGCGCTCGGCTATCAGGTCAACCTGATCGCGCGCGACATGATCACGCAGCGCAGCAGCATGATCGGCGTCGTGACGGCTGGTTTCGAGAACCCGTTGCGCGCGCGGCTGCTGTCGGACCTGATGGCCGTGCTCGGGCAGCGCGCATTCACGCCGCTCGTGACCAACGCCGACGACCCGCAGCAGCTCCGGCAAGCGCTCGAACGGCTGCTCAGCTACCGCGTCGCCGGCCTCGTGATGACGTCCGCGTCGCCGCCGCTGTCGGTCGCTCGGCAGTATCTCGCGCACCGGATCCCGGTCGTGATGATCAACAGGGAAGCGAATCTGGCCGGCGCGGACGTCGTCGTCAGCGACAACGCGGCCGGCGCCGCCGAGGCCGCGCAGCGTCTCGTGCACGCCGGAGCACGCCGGCTCGCGTTCGTCGGCCCGCATACCGCGAGCTTCAGCGCGCGCTCGCGCGCCGACGCGTTCGCGCACGCGCTGCAACGCGGCAACATGTCCGGCGCGACGCTCGCGAGCGTGATCGATACGGCATCCGACACGCATGCGTGCGGCCTCGACGCCGCGCAGCAGCTGTTCGCGGCCGACCACCGCCCGGACGGCGTGTTCTGTTCGTCCGACCTGCTCGCGCTCGGCGTGATCGACGCCGCGCGCGCTGCGTTCGGCCTGCGCGTGCCCGACGACGTCCGCGTGATCGGCTTCGACGACATCCCCGCCGCCGCATACGACGCGTACCGGCTCACGACGCTGCGCCAGGATACGCAAGGTCTCGCGCACGCGGCCGTCGACCTGCTCGCCGACCGGATCAGCGCATTCGACGGCGCGTCGCGCACGCGCGTCGTGCCGGTCACGCACGTGGTGCGGCACAGTTGCGCGTGA
- a CDS encoding phosphatidylinositol-specific phospholipase C, with the protein MFLSTHETPAPLTDWMSALDDARPLHTLTLPGSHDTCAYTVDDPLVRTQRAPLAAQLAHGVRLLDIRCRHRCDTFDIHHGAIALGMSFDDVLADCARFLAAHPRECIVMSVKDEWPAHACTRGFDATFDAHRARHPALRWHAGRALPALGDVRGAIVLLRRFRSGRPLGIDLSAWPDNATFTIDHPDASFVIQDEYRVPVVGSIQYKWRVIEALLTGMPSPQSGRWAINFCSGTGMGANPSIVARGDGRVQGIHARLAQHLRERPGPCGAMLLDFCDDDDWALVRALVACNGFVVARPCAPSGC; encoded by the coding sequence ATGTTCCTCTCGACACACGAAACGCCCGCACCGCTGACCGACTGGATGTCGGCGCTCGACGACGCACGGCCGCTGCATACGCTGACCCTACCGGGCAGCCATGACACCTGTGCGTATACGGTCGACGATCCGCTCGTGCGCACGCAGCGCGCGCCGCTCGCTGCGCAGCTTGCGCACGGCGTGCGGCTGCTCGACATCCGCTGCCGGCATCGTTGCGACACGTTCGACATTCATCACGGCGCGATCGCGCTCGGCATGTCGTTCGACGACGTGCTCGCCGATTGCGCGCGGTTTCTCGCCGCGCATCCGCGCGAATGCATCGTGATGTCGGTGAAGGACGAATGGCCCGCGCACGCGTGCACGCGCGGCTTCGATGCCACGTTCGACGCGCATCGCGCGCGTCATCCGGCACTGCGCTGGCATGCGGGTCGCGCGCTACCCGCGCTCGGCGACGTGCGCGGCGCGATCGTGCTGCTGCGGCGGTTTCGCAGCGGCCGGCCGCTCGGCATCGACCTGAGCGCGTGGCCCGACAACGCGACCTTCACGATCGATCATCCGGATGCGTCGTTCGTGATCCAGGACGAATACCGGGTGCCCGTCGTCGGGTCGATCCAGTACAAGTGGCGGGTGATCGAAGCGCTGCTGACCGGCATGCCGTCGCCGCAAAGCGGCCGCTGGGCGATCAACTTCTGCAGCGGTACGGGGATGGGCGCGAATCCGTCGATCGTCGCGCGCGGCGACGGCCGCGTGCAGGGCATCCATGCGCGGCTCGCCCAACACCTGCGCGAACGGCCCGGCCCGTGCGGCGCGATGCTGCTCGACTTCTGCGATGACGACGACTGGGCGCTCGTGCGCGCGCTGGTCGCGTGCAACGGTTTCGTGGTTGCGCGGCCGTGCGCGCCGAGCGGCTGTTAG
- a CDS encoding alpha/beta hydrolase family protein has translation MKHWLSASLLCLCATLAQAAGVKFATIPADASGPELHAIIWTPCADAAQTLTVGPYLLQGRRDCATVGDALPLVVISHGHGGTYLGHHDLAETLADAGYVVAAINHPGDTFADMSRAADAQEFFERPTDIKRLVDYMLGPSADAARIDPARIGFFGFSRGGYTGLVLAGGNPDFAHAPVACTNPAWRICKQIHDESITRQPLTHDARVKAYVIADPLDEFPSAATLTNVHAPIQLWTSEFGGDGVEPHTGPALAKLLPARPELHVVPNAGHFAFLAPCPPSLAQHAPAVCTDAKGFDRVAFHATLDASALAFFNAHMR, from the coding sequence ATGAAGCACTGGCTGTCCGCTTCGCTGCTGTGCCTGTGCGCGACGCTCGCGCAGGCGGCCGGCGTCAAGTTCGCCACGATTCCTGCCGATGCATCCGGCCCCGAACTGCACGCGATCATATGGACGCCCTGCGCCGATGCCGCGCAGACGCTGACGGTCGGCCCGTACCTGCTGCAAGGCCGGCGCGACTGCGCGACCGTCGGCGACGCGCTGCCGCTGGTCGTGATCTCGCACGGCCACGGCGGCACGTATCTCGGCCACCACGATCTGGCGGAAACGCTCGCCGATGCGGGCTACGTCGTCGCGGCGATCAATCATCCGGGCGACACGTTCGCCGACATGAGCCGCGCCGCCGACGCGCAGGAATTCTTCGAACGGCCGACCGACATCAAGCGGCTCGTCGACTACATGCTCGGCCCCTCGGCCGACGCCGCACGCATCGACCCGGCGCGGATCGGCTTCTTCGGTTTTTCGCGCGGTGGCTACACGGGCCTCGTGCTGGCGGGCGGCAACCCCGATTTCGCGCATGCGCCGGTCGCATGCACGAACCCCGCGTGGCGCATCTGCAAGCAGATTCACGACGAAAGCATCACGCGCCAGCCGTTGACGCACGACGCGCGCGTCAAGGCTTACGTGATCGCCGATCCGCTCGACGAATTCCCGAGCGCCGCCACGCTGACCAACGTGCACGCGCCGATCCAGCTATGGACCTCCGAATTCGGCGGCGACGGCGTCGAGCCGCACACCGGCCCCGCGCTGGCCAAGTTGCTGCCCGCGCGCCCCGAACTGCACGTGGTGCCCAATGCGGGGCACTTCGCGTTTCTCGCGCCGTGTCCGCCCTCACTCGCGCAGCACGCGCCGGCCGTCTGCACCGACGCGAAGGGTTTCGATCGCGTGGCGTTCCATGCGACGCTCGACGCGAGCGCGCTCGCGTTCTTCAACGCACACATGCGCTAA
- a CDS encoding LysE family translocator yields MTLSALAVFAFALLALAGTPGPSVAALVARVLTNGVRDVLPFLAAMWIGEALWLTLAVAGLSAFTRTFESGLLVLKLVGVAYLLLLAWKMWRAPTDTKAADLPRGQSPWRMFAAGTLVTLGNPKIMLFYLALLPTIVDLTQVGVLAWGELVGTMLVILILTDCFWSLLALRARAFLTSARAKRIANRTSATAMAGAAVAIAVR; encoded by the coding sequence ATGACGTTGTCCGCGCTCGCCGTGTTCGCCTTCGCCCTTCTCGCCCTAGCCGGCACGCCCGGCCCGAGCGTCGCCGCGCTCGTCGCGCGCGTGCTGACGAACGGCGTGCGCGACGTGCTGCCGTTCCTCGCGGCGATGTGGATCGGTGAAGCGCTGTGGCTCACGCTGGCCGTCGCCGGGCTGTCCGCGTTCACGCGCACGTTCGAAAGCGGCCTGCTCGTGCTGAAGCTCGTCGGCGTCGCGTATCTGCTGCTGCTCGCGTGGAAGATGTGGCGGGCGCCGACCGACACGAAAGCCGCCGACCTGCCGCGCGGCCAGTCGCCGTGGCGCATGTTCGCGGCCGGCACGCTGGTCACGCTCGGCAACCCGAAGATCATGCTGTTCTATCTGGCGTTGCTGCCGACGATCGTCGATCTGACGCAGGTCGGCGTGCTCGCGTGGGGCGAGCTGGTCGGCACGATGCTCGTGATCCTGATCCTGACCGACTGCTTCTGGTCGCTGCTCGCGCTGCGGGCGCGCGCGTTCCTCACCTCCGCACGCGCGAAGCGGATCGCGAACCGCACGAGTGCGACCGCGATGGCCGGCGCGGCGGTCGCGATCGCGGTGCGGTGA
- a CDS encoding GNAT family N-acetyltransferase, whose product MTVSIRIRRATRADAAAMAAVEVAAARRFQFIGMPDIAESEPTDAGAVRERIDAGHAYVATDETGACVGFAFYRLLDARRLYLEELDVAPSHAGQRIGARLIERIMTRAARDGFAEVVLSTFRDVPWNAPYYARVGFRVIDDAALDAALRAIRAHHVERGLDETRRVFMRADVRA is encoded by the coding sequence ATGACAGTATCGATCCGGATTCGCCGCGCCACGCGCGCAGACGCGGCCGCGATGGCCGCCGTCGAAGTGGCCGCTGCCCGGCGCTTTCAGTTCATCGGCATGCCGGACATTGCCGAAAGCGAGCCGACCGATGCGGGCGCCGTGCGCGAGCGCATCGACGCGGGCCACGCGTATGTCGCGACGGACGAAACGGGCGCGTGCGTCGGCTTCGCGTTCTACCGGCTGCTCGACGCGCGGCGGCTCTACCTGGAAGAACTCGACGTCGCGCCGTCGCATGCGGGGCAGCGCATCGGCGCGCGCCTGATCGAGCGGATCATGACGCGCGCCGCGCGCGACGGGTTCGCTGAGGTCGTGCTGTCGACGTTTCGCGACGTGCCGTGGAATGCGCCGTACTACGCGCGCGTCGGCTTTCGTGTGATCGACGACGCAGCGCTCGACGCCGCGCTGCGCGCGATTCGCGCGCATCACGTCGAGCGCGGGCTCGACGAGACGCGCCGCGTGTTCATGCGCGCCGACGTGCGCGCGTGA